A window of the Streptomyces griseochromogenes genome harbors these coding sequences:
- a CDS encoding FAD-dependent oxidoreductase — translation MAQAADAARTVILTVDDDPGVSRAVARDLRRRYGESYRIVRAESGESALEALRELKLRGDLVAVILADYRMPQMNGIEFLEQALDVYPGARRVLLTAYADTNAAIDAINVVDLDHYLLKPWDPPEEKLYPVLDDLLEAWRHSDFKCVPSTKVVGHRWSARSSDVREFLARNQVPYRWYSVEEPEGRRLLAAAGQDGQRLPLVITPDGSVLVEPEAPELAARVGLATTPTADFYDLVVIGGGPAGLGAAVYGASEGLRTVLVERSATGGQAGQSSRIENYLGFPDGVSGAQLTDRARRQAAKFGAEILTAREVTGLEVNGAARVIRFADGSAIAAHSVILATGVQYRQLEAQGCTDLTGCGVFYGSALTEATGCQGHDVYIVGGANSAGQAAMYLSRFAKSVTLLVRGADLSASMSYYLIQQINEAPNISVRSHTVVDAAHGSDRLERLTLRHVVSGEDEQVDAQWMFVFIGAAPLTDWLGDTVLRDERGFILAGPDLTADGRPPAGWELDRPPYHLETSVPGVFVAGDARAESAKRVASAVGEGAMAVMLVHRYLEQS, via the coding sequence GACCGTCATTCTGACCGTGGACGACGACCCGGGGGTCTCCCGCGCCGTCGCCCGTGACCTCAGGCGGCGCTACGGCGAGTCGTACCGGATCGTGCGCGCGGAGTCCGGCGAGTCCGCGCTGGAGGCCTTGCGCGAGCTGAAGCTGCGCGGCGATCTGGTGGCCGTGATCCTGGCCGACTACCGGATGCCGCAGATGAACGGCATCGAGTTCCTGGAGCAGGCCCTGGACGTGTATCCGGGGGCGCGGCGCGTGCTGCTCACGGCGTACGCGGACACCAACGCGGCGATCGACGCGATCAACGTCGTGGATCTGGACCACTATCTGCTCAAGCCGTGGGACCCGCCGGAGGAGAAGCTCTATCCGGTGCTGGACGACCTCCTGGAGGCGTGGCGCCACAGCGACTTCAAGTGCGTGCCCAGCACCAAGGTCGTCGGGCACCGGTGGTCGGCGCGTTCGTCGGACGTACGCGAGTTCCTGGCCCGCAATCAGGTGCCGTACCGCTGGTACTCGGTGGAGGAGCCGGAGGGACGGCGGCTGCTGGCCGCGGCCGGGCAGGACGGGCAGCGGCTGCCGCTGGTGATCACCCCGGACGGGTCGGTGCTGGTCGAGCCGGAGGCGCCGGAGCTGGCCGCGCGGGTGGGCCTTGCGACGACGCCGACGGCCGACTTCTACGACCTCGTCGTGATCGGCGGCGGGCCCGCCGGGCTCGGCGCGGCCGTGTACGGCGCCTCGGAGGGCCTGAGGACCGTCCTCGTGGAGCGGTCGGCGACCGGCGGGCAGGCCGGGCAGAGCTCCCGGATAGAGAATTACCTCGGCTTCCCCGACGGCGTCTCCGGTGCCCAGCTCACCGACCGGGCGCGGCGGCAGGCGGCCAAGTTCGGCGCCGAGATCCTGACCGCGCGCGAGGTGACGGGACTGGAGGTCAACGGGGCGGCGCGCGTCATCCGGTTCGCGGACGGCTCGGCGATCGCGGCGCACAGCGTCATCCTGGCGACGGGCGTGCAGTACCGGCAGCTGGAGGCCCAGGGCTGCACCGATCTGACCGGCTGCGGGGTGTTCTACGGCTCCGCGCTGACCGAGGCGACCGGCTGCCAGGGGCACGACGTGTACATCGTCGGCGGCGCCAACTCGGCGGGCCAGGCGGCGATGTACCTGTCCAGGTTCGCCAAGTCGGTGACGCTGCTGGTGCGCGGGGCCGATCTGTCGGCGTCGATGTCGTACTACCTGATCCAGCAGATCAACGAGGCCCCGAACATCTCGGTGCGCAGTCACACCGTCGTCGACGCGGCGCACGGCTCCGACCGCCTGGAGCGACTGACCCTGCGTCATGTGGTGAGCGGTGAGGACGAACAGGTCGACGCCCAGTGGATGTTCGTGTTCATCGGCGCGGCCCCGCTCACCGACTGGCTGGGTGACACGGTGCTGCGTGACGAGCGCGGCTTCATCCTGGCCGGGCCGGACCTGACCGCCGACGGGCGGCCGCCGGCCGGCTGGGAGCTGGACCGGCCGCCGTACCATCTGGAGACCAGCGTTCCCGGCGTGTTCGTGGCGGGCGACGCCCGCGCCGAGTCCGCCAAGCGTGTCGCGTCCGCCGTCGGAGAGGGAGCCATGGCCGTGATGCTCGTCCACCGGTATCTGGAGCAGTCATGA
- a CDS encoding ATP-binding protein codes for MSGRPMPCSPREIGSLFLFEKLAPEQLGRLCSEGRVELFQPGPVYTEGDPATCFFVMIEGTVVLSRRVAGDDVEVIRSSQRGVYAGAMQAYIGDRVRQVYNNSMRVTEPTRFFVLPADTFAAVMSEWFPMAVHLLEGLFFGSKSIQAAVGQRERLLALGSLSAGLTHELNNPAAAAVRATSTLRERIAKMRHKLAVIAEGPFSRDQLASLIDIQERTAERVAKAPVLSPLEATDREDMLTDWLEDHGIDYGWQLAPTFVQAGLDVDWLEQVAAAVDEEILPGAIGWLNYTIETELLMTEIEDSTNRISHLVDAAKQYSQLDRAPYRVVDVHELLDSTLLMLSAKIGPRIKVVKEYDRTLPQIPGYPAELNQVWTNLVDNAVSAIDSAGGEGTLTVRTALDHERMLVEFRDTGPGVPPEIRGRIFDPFFTTKPVGEGTGLGLDISWRIVVNKHHGTLQVESVPGDTRFQVLLPLTAETPEEASALTTPEEAV; via the coding sequence ATGAGCGGGCGGCCGATGCCGTGCAGCCCCCGGGAGATCGGCTCCCTGTTCCTCTTCGAGAAGCTGGCGCCCGAACAGCTGGGGCGGCTGTGCAGCGAGGGCCGGGTGGAGCTGTTCCAGCCCGGCCCGGTGTACACCGAGGGCGACCCCGCCACCTGCTTCTTCGTGATGATCGAGGGCACGGTCGTGCTCTCGCGGCGCGTCGCCGGGGACGACGTGGAGGTCATCCGCAGCTCGCAGCGCGGGGTGTACGCGGGTGCCATGCAGGCGTACATCGGGGACCGGGTGCGGCAGGTGTACAACAACTCGATGCGGGTGACGGAGCCGACGCGGTTCTTCGTGCTGCCGGCGGACACCTTCGCGGCCGTGATGAGCGAGTGGTTCCCGATGGCCGTGCATCTGCTGGAGGGCCTCTTCTTCGGCTCGAAGAGCATCCAGGCCGCCGTCGGGCAGCGGGAGCGGCTGCTGGCGCTCGGCTCGCTGTCCGCCGGGCTCACGCACGAGCTGAACAACCCGGCCGCGGCCGCGGTGCGGGCCACGTCGACGCTGCGCGAGCGGATCGCGAAGATGCGGCACAAGCTCGCGGTGATCGCCGAAGGCCCGTTCTCACGGGACCAGTTGGCGAGTCTGATCGACATCCAGGAGCGCACCGCCGAGCGGGTCGCCAAGGCGCCGGTGCTGAGCCCACTGGAGGCCACCGACCGGGAGGACATGCTCACGGACTGGCTGGAGGACCACGGCATCGACTACGGCTGGCAGCTCGCGCCCACCTTCGTGCAGGCGGGACTCGACGTCGACTGGCTGGAGCAGGTCGCGGCGGCCGTGGACGAGGAGATCCTGCCCGGGGCGATCGGCTGGCTCAACTACACCATCGAGACCGAGCTGCTGATGACCGAGATCGAGGACTCCACCAACCGCATCTCGCACCTCGTCGACGCCGCCAAGCAGTACTCGCAGCTGGACCGGGCGCCCTACCGGGTGGTGGACGTGCACGAACTCCTCGACAGCACGCTGCTGATGCTCTCGGCCAAGATCGGCCCGCGCATCAAGGTGGTCAAGGAGTACGACCGCACGCTCCCCCAGATCCCCGGCTATCCGGCGGAGCTGAACCAGGTGTGGACCAACCTCGTCGACAACGCGGTGTCCGCCATCGACAGCGCCGGCGGGGAAGGCACCTTGACCGTGCGGACCGCGCTGGACCACGAGCGGATGCTGGTCGAGTTCCGGGACACCGGGCCCGGGGTGCCGCCGGAGATCAGGGGCCGTATCTTCGACCCGTTCTTCACCACCAAGCCGGTCGGCGAGGGCACCGGTCTGGGCCTGGACATCTCGTGGCGGATCGTCGTCAACAAACACCACGGCACCCTGCAGGTCGAGTCGGTGCCCGGCGACACCCGCTTCCAGGTCCTGCTGCCGCTGACCGCCGAGACGCCGGAGGAGGCGTCCGCCCTGACGACCCCCGAGGAGGCAGTATGA
- a CDS encoding UBP-type zinc finger domain-containing protein translates to MSGESAIDPSIAPSGTGCVECDEAGGWWFHLRRCATCGHIGCCDDSPAQHATAHYRSTGHPVIRSFEPGEGWFWNYDTDELSGSGPELAPPVSHPDDQPVPGPAGRVPANWAETLRG, encoded by the coding sequence ATGAGCGGCGAGTCCGCGATCGACCCGAGCATTGCGCCGAGCGGCACCGGGTGCGTGGAGTGCGACGAGGCCGGCGGCTGGTGGTTCCATCTGCGCCGCTGCGCCACCTGCGGGCACATCGGCTGTTGCGACGACTCCCCGGCCCAGCACGCCACCGCCCACTACCGGTCCACCGGGCACCCGGTGATCCGCAGCTTCGAGCCGGGCGAGGGCTGGTTCTGGAACTACGACACCGACGAACTGTCCGGCTCCGGTCCCGAGCTCGCGCCTCCGGTCAGCCATCCCGACGACCAGCCGGTGCCGGGTCCTGCGGGGCGGGTGCCGGCGAACTGGGCGGAGACGTTGCGCGGTTGA
- a CDS encoding ATP-binding protein, which produces MSQSAFITSPLIGRTGELARLTGVLERARGGEARAVLVAGDAGVGKTRLLDEVAGQAARAGTTVVTGRCVDLGEVGLPYLPFTEILGVLAADERFSAVLAAHPAAERLLGAGADPARDPDGRLRLFEGVAGLFAELAAVAPLLLVLEDLHWADQSSRDLLRFLLSRGVPHRPDPGAPERRLALLASYRADDLHRRHPLRPLLAELVRLPAVERLELRPLPDAEVARLVRALRERPLPEATVRGIVARAEGNAFYAEELVAAAGAAADGMPSGLADLLLIRVEQLSETAQQVLRTAAVAGRSVGHELLREAAGLPEEELESALREAVGRQLLVLGDGGTYAFRHALLREAVYTDLLPGERSRLHGSYARLLAARGRGAQTAAERAHHYRESHDLPEALTASLDAADHAQRLGAPAEELRHLETVLDLWPSVPPDARPALAGVGQDADSALAARIRYTLAGNLLSVDQLEAAFRYSSEALALIPAEPPSRTWVWAAATHVMASSHLGEDETALSIAHRALGVAERLGAADAQADLLISLANLQDGGRTSPAGQERLGRARELARSAGHGPVEMRALFNQAVSAFEAGDPEACLPLLAEALERARRTGLLSSIYPLGMRYLQLLVMYTLGRWDACLSTAAEAETALPATGAFATGPALYVAVARGDGTAAERAQALMDGASDWMGRLVGGIVLTDAAALLGDPEAAVERMREALTALGDDSGRRPDVTVRLAALCLAPVADRAAELRGGGDERELRRWTDTATWLVEQARGSAEGDEAGRPQGPEGQAWLARAEAEWTTAVSGPDPAAWEKAVAAFDYGDAYEQARCRLRCARALAAAGRHGEAVECARQARETAAALGAVPLLERLDELIRATPSPGGCPVSPLTARERDVLRLLARGRSNRQIGEELFITGKTASVHVSNILAKLGAASRTEAVAIAYRRGLIAPEPAGSG; this is translated from the coding sequence GTGTCGCAGAGCGCCTTCATCACATCGCCGTTGATCGGCCGGACCGGCGAACTGGCCCGGCTCACCGGCGTACTGGAGCGTGCCCGGGGCGGTGAGGCACGGGCCGTGCTGGTCGCCGGGGACGCGGGAGTCGGCAAGACACGGCTGCTGGACGAGGTCGCCGGGCAGGCGGCCCGGGCCGGGACGACCGTGGTCACCGGGCGCTGTGTGGACCTCGGTGAGGTGGGTCTGCCGTATCTGCCGTTCACCGAGATCCTCGGGGTGCTCGCCGCCGACGAGCGGTTCTCGGCCGTGCTGGCCGCGCACCCGGCGGCGGAGCGGCTGCTGGGCGCGGGAGCGGACCCGGCGCGCGACCCGGACGGGCGGCTCAGGCTCTTCGAGGGCGTCGCCGGGCTGTTCGCCGAACTGGCTGCCGTCGCGCCGCTGCTGCTGGTCCTGGAGGACCTGCACTGGGCCGACCAGTCCTCCCGCGACCTGCTGCGCTTCCTGCTCAGCCGAGGTGTGCCGCACCGGCCGGACCCCGGTGCCCCCGAGCGGCGGCTCGCCTTGCTCGCCTCCTACCGCGCCGACGATCTGCACCGCCGCCACCCCTTGCGCCCGCTGCTCGCCGAGCTGGTACGGCTGCCGGCCGTGGAGCGTCTGGAGCTGCGCCCGCTGCCCGACGCGGAGGTCGCCCGGCTGGTGCGGGCGCTGCGGGAGCGCCCGCTGCCCGAGGCCACCGTGCGCGGCATCGTCGCCCGGGCCGAGGGCAACGCCTTCTACGCGGAGGAGCTGGTCGCGGCGGCCGGCGCCGCTGCCGACGGGATGCCCAGCGGGCTGGCCGACCTGCTGCTGATCCGGGTCGAGCAACTGTCCGAGACGGCCCAGCAGGTGCTGCGGACGGCGGCGGTGGCAGGCCGCAGCGTCGGACACGAGCTGCTGCGCGAGGCCGCCGGGCTGCCCGAGGAGGAGCTGGAGTCGGCGCTGCGCGAGGCCGTCGGACGCCAGTTGCTCGTCCTCGGGGACGGCGGCACCTACGCCTTCCGGCACGCCCTCCTGCGCGAGGCGGTCTACACCGACCTGCTGCCCGGCGAGCGTTCCCGGCTGCACGGCTCCTACGCCCGGCTGCTCGCCGCCCGGGGACGCGGTGCGCAGACCGCGGCCGAGCGCGCCCACCACTACCGCGAGAGCCACGACCTGCCCGAGGCGCTGACCGCCTCCCTGGACGCCGCCGACCACGCCCAGCGGCTCGGCGCCCCCGCCGAGGAACTGCGGCATCTGGAAACCGTCCTGGACCTGTGGCCGTCGGTACCGCCGGACGCCCGGCCCGCCCTCGCCGGGGTCGGCCAGGACGCCGACTCCGCGCTCGCCGCCCGGATCCGCTACACCCTCGCAGGCAACCTGCTCTCCGTGGACCAGCTGGAGGCCGCCTTCCGCTACAGCAGCGAGGCGCTCGCGCTGATCCCGGCCGAACCACCGTCGCGGACCTGGGTGTGGGCCGCGGCCACGCACGTCATGGCGAGCAGTCACCTCGGCGAGGACGAAACGGCTCTGAGCATCGCCCACCGCGCCCTGGGCGTGGCCGAGCGGCTGGGCGCCGCCGACGCCCAGGCCGATCTGCTGATCTCCCTGGCCAATCTCCAGGACGGCGGCCGCACTTCCCCGGCGGGCCAGGAGCGGCTCGGGCGGGCCCGGGAGCTGGCCCGGTCGGCCGGGCACGGTCCGGTGGAGATGCGGGCGCTGTTCAACCAGGCCGTCAGCGCCTTCGAGGCCGGAGATCCCGAGGCCTGCCTGCCGTTGCTGGCCGAGGCGCTGGAGCGGGCCCGCCGGACCGGGCTGCTGTCCTCGATCTATCCGCTGGGGATGCGGTATCTCCAGCTGCTGGTGATGTACACGCTGGGCCGCTGGGACGCGTGCCTGAGCACGGCGGCCGAAGCCGAGACCGCGCTTCCCGCGACGGGCGCGTTCGCGACGGGGCCCGCGCTGTACGTGGCGGTGGCACGGGGCGACGGCACGGCCGCCGAGCGGGCCCAGGCGCTGATGGACGGCGCGTCCGACTGGATGGGCAGGCTTGTCGGGGGGATCGTCCTCACCGACGCCGCCGCGCTGCTCGGCGACCCGGAGGCGGCCGTCGAGCGGATGCGGGAGGCGCTCACGGCGCTCGGCGACGACTCGGGGCGGCGGCCCGACGTGACGGTGCGGCTCGCCGCGCTCTGTCTCGCGCCGGTCGCCGACCGGGCCGCCGAGCTGCGTGGCGGTGGTGACGAGCGGGAGCTGCGCCGCTGGACGGACACGGCGACCTGGCTGGTGGAGCAGGCGCGCGGCTCGGCCGAGGGTGACGAGGCGGGCCGTCCCCAGGGTCCGGAGGGGCAGGCGTGGCTGGCCCGCGCCGAGGCGGAGTGGACGACGGCCGTGTCGGGGCCGGACCCGGCGGCCTGGGAGAAGGCGGTCGCCGCGTTCGACTACGGCGACGCGTACGAACAGGCGCGGTGCCGACTGCGGTGTGCGCGGGCCCTGGCCGCGGCCGGCCGTCACGGGGAGGCGGTGGAGTGTGCCCGGCAGGCTCGGGAGACGGCGGCCGCGCTGGGCGCCGTACCGCTGCTGGAGCGCCTCGACGAGCTGATACGCGCGACGCCTTCACCCGGCGGGTGTCCTGTCTCCCCGCTGACCGCGCGGGAGCGGGACGTGCTGCGGCTGCTCGCGCGCGGGCGCAGCAACCGGCAGATCGGCGAGGAGCTGTTCATCACCGGCAAGACGGCCAGCGTGCACGTGTCCAACATCCTCGCCAAGCTGGGCGCCGCGAGCCGCACGGAGGCGGTGGCGATCGCCTACCGCCGGGGACTCATCGCGCCGGAGCCGGCCGGGTCCGGGTGA
- a CDS encoding SGNH/GDSL hydrolase family protein, protein MTGPSRRTRRGRTARVCRIAAVLLAAVACQSAPARAVAPPAGPTARGSGVVTWAASADRLGEGAADRGYRLVVHTSVAGSDLRVRLSNAFGDRPLTLDSVYAGLRSRGAALKPGTNRRLTFGGARTVTVPAGAVVWSDPLPGKVPAGVDLVVSLHTPTAAGPATGHGMAMQTSYLAQGDHTGEDSAADWTATTGSWWYLDAVSVRPQRPGTGAVVALGDSITDGWQSTADLDRRWPDYLARRLNTAGTGIEGVADEGISGNKVLTDGAGQSALHRLDRDVLSQPGVRTVFLFEGVNDLKAHTGVTAADLIAGYRQIVRRAHAAGTCVVGATVGPFKGWPEFDPAAEAVRQEVNRFIRDSGEFDAVTDFDRVLRSPYDPERILPFFDNGDHLHPNDKGMQAMADAVDLGSLDCSR, encoded by the coding sequence ATGACCGGCCCGTCGCGCCGCACGCGCCGCGGCCGCACCGCGCGGGTCTGCCGGATCGCCGCCGTCCTGCTCGCGGCCGTCGCCTGTCAGTCCGCACCCGCCCGGGCCGTCGCCCCTCCCGCCGGGCCCACCGCCCGGGGCTCCGGCGTCGTCACCTGGGCGGCGAGCGCCGACCGCCTGGGCGAGGGCGCCGCCGACCGCGGCTACCGGCTCGTCGTGCACACCAGCGTCGCCGGCAGCGACCTGCGCGTCCGTCTGTCCAACGCCTTCGGCGACCGCCCGCTGACCCTGGACAGCGTCTACGCGGGCCTGCGGAGCCGGGGTGCCGCACTGAAGCCGGGCACCAACCGGCGGCTGACCTTCGGCGGGGCCCGTACCGTCACCGTCCCGGCGGGCGCCGTCGTGTGGAGCGACCCGCTGCCCGGCAAGGTCCCCGCCGGCGTCGATCTGGTCGTCAGCCTCCACACCCCCACCGCGGCGGGCCCGGCCACCGGCCACGGGATGGCGATGCAGACGTCGTACCTCGCCCAGGGCGACCACACCGGCGAGGACTCGGCCGCGGACTGGACGGCGACGACCGGTTCCTGGTGGTACCTCGACGCCGTCTCCGTACGCCCGCAGCGGCCCGGTACCGGCGCCGTGGTGGCGCTCGGCGACTCCATCACCGACGGCTGGCAGTCCACCGCCGACCTCGACCGGCGCTGGCCCGACTACCTCGCCCGGCGCCTGAACACCGCCGGTACGGGCATCGAGGGCGTGGCCGACGAGGGCATCTCGGGCAACAAGGTCCTCACGGACGGCGCCGGGCAGAGCGCCCTGCACCGGCTGGACCGGGACGTGCTGTCCCAGCCCGGCGTGCGCACCGTCTTCCTCTTCGAGGGGGTCAACGACCTCAAGGCCCACACCGGCGTCACCGCGGCCGATCTGATCGCCGGATACCGGCAGATCGTCCGGCGGGCGCACGCGGCCGGCACGTGTGTGGTCGGCGCGACCGTCGGCCCGTTCAAGGGCTGGCCCGAATTCGACCCGGCCGCCGAAGCCGTACGGCAGGAGGTCAACCGGTTCATCCGCGACAGCGGGGAGTTCGACGCGGTCACCGACTTCGACCGCGTCCTGCGCAGTCCCTACGACCCCGAGCGGATCCTGCCCTTCTTCGACAACGGCGACCATCTGCACCCCAACGACAAGGGGATGCAGGCCATGGCCGACGCCGTCGACCTCGGCAGCCTCGACTGCTCGCGCTGA